A single region of the Planctomycetia bacterium genome encodes:
- a CDS encoding galactose oxidase has protein sequence MRIASWVGLLLFVVAATPASAEEPAPNWVKVAEKAEWQARDSQGEVVFGDRLWIFGGWFNSYAAPPRDVWNSADGKTWNLVEKSAPWKHSDLPMTLVFDKKMWFMGGWYNGRLEGHGASNEVWSSTDGAKWTQSTEHAAWTPRIAAAVVEFKGRMWLLGGTENYYFGDEKSLKNDVWSSADGKTWELATANAGWSPRAYHQAVVLNGKIYVFGGGNYVPKYHATNDVWSSEDGIQWTKVTAAAPWSPRLWFSSVVYRDRMWVLGGWSNNPSRNWGDVWHSQDGREWTQLKTATSWKDRHEHSAFVFQDKLWLAGGHASPLSNEVWALDIPRDWFAGKKPEKKAEQK, from the coding sequence ATGCGCATAGCGAGTTGGGTTGGTCTGCTGCTCTTCGTCGTCGCCGCGACTCCGGCCTCGGCGGAAGAGCCGGCTCCGAATTGGGTGAAGGTCGCCGAGAAGGCCGAATGGCAGGCGCGCGATTCGCAAGGCGAGGTCGTGTTCGGCGATCGGCTCTGGATCTTCGGCGGCTGGTTCAATTCCTATGCCGCGCCGCCGCGCGACGTCTGGAACTCGGCCGACGGCAAGACTTGGAACCTCGTCGAAAAGAGTGCCCCTTGGAAACATAGCGACCTGCCGATGACGCTCGTCTTCGACAAGAAGATGTGGTTCATGGGAGGCTGGTACAACGGCCGACTCGAAGGACACGGCGCGAGCAACGAGGTCTGGTCGTCGACGGACGGCGCGAAATGGACGCAGTCCACGGAACACGCCGCTTGGACTCCGCGCATCGCGGCCGCCGTGGTCGAGTTCAAAGGCCGGATGTGGCTGCTCGGCGGCACGGAGAACTATTACTTCGGCGACGAGAAGAGTCTGAAGAACGATGTCTGGTCGTCGGCCGACGGCAAGACCTGGGAACTCGCCACCGCGAATGCCGGCTGGTCGCCGCGCGCGTATCATCAGGCGGTCGTGTTGAACGGCAAGATCTACGTCTTCGGCGGCGGCAACTACGTGCCGAAGTACCACGCGACGAACGATGTCTGGTCGTCGGAAGACGGCATCCAGTGGACGAAGGTGACCGCTGCCGCGCCGTGGAGCCCGCGTCTCTGGTTCTCTTCGGTCGTGTATCGGGACCGGATGTGGGTGCTCGGCGGTTGGTCGAACAATCCGTCGCGCAATTGGGGGGACGTCTGGCACTCGCAAGACGGCCGGGAGTGGACGCAACTGAAAACGGCGACGTCGTGGAAAGACCGACACGAGCACTCGGCGTTCGTCTTCCAAGATAAGCTCTGGCTCGCCGGCGGCCATGCGAGCCCGCTGAGCAACGAAGTTTGGGCGCTCGACATTCCGCGCGATTGGTTCGCAGGAAAGAAGCCCGAAAAGAAAGCCGAACAGAAGTAA
- a CDS encoding amidohydrolase, which produces MHSHATTRRDFLATSLALGAAALSRPSFAADPAPDIVKSNPAEPIIDIHQHTNYHDRTNARLLFHQRAMGATQTILLPAGSSVRRPSTNDGKYNGLGGVRAGGNETVVEMAAAHPKEFYFGANEVTDLPEARSEIEKYLKRGAVIIGEQKFMVECDSPESRILYALAAEHQVPILLHFQHGTYNRGFERFATVLEKFPKTIFIGHAQTWWANIDKNHADQSVLYPKGKVTPGGLTDRYLTDYPNMFADMSAGSGLNSLLRDEEQTREFLKRHQDKILFGSDCNDDAGSGKTCQGSQTIAAIRRLAPERAIERKILYENAKKLFRLA; this is translated from the coding sequence ATGCACTCCCACGCTACTACTCGCCGCGACTTCCTTGCCACGTCTCTCGCTCTCGGCGCCGCCGCTCTCTCGCGGCCGTCGTTCGCCGCCGATCCGGCACCCGACATCGTTAAGTCGAACCCGGCCGAGCCGATCATCGATATTCACCAGCACACGAACTACCACGATCGGACCAACGCTCGTTTGCTGTTTCATCAGCGTGCGATGGGCGCCACGCAAACCATTCTGCTCCCCGCGGGCAGTTCGGTGCGTCGCCCTTCGACGAACGACGGCAAATACAACGGCCTCGGCGGAGTCCGAGCCGGCGGCAACGAGACCGTCGTCGAAATGGCCGCCGCGCATCCGAAAGAGTTTTATTTCGGTGCGAACGAAGTCACCGATCTTCCCGAGGCCCGGAGCGAGATCGAGAAGTATTTGAAGCGCGGCGCCGTGATCATCGGCGAGCAGAAGTTCATGGTCGAGTGCGATTCGCCCGAGAGCCGGATCTTGTACGCGCTCGCCGCCGAGCATCAAGTGCCGATCCTGTTGCACTTCCAGCACGGGACCTACAACCGTGGTTTCGAGCGCTTCGCCACGGTGCTCGAGAAGTTCCCGAAGACGATCTTCATCGGTCATGCGCAAACGTGGTGGGCCAACATCGATAAGAACCACGCCGATCAGTCGGTGTTGTATCCCAAGGGAAAGGTCACTCCCGGCGGACTGACCGATCGCTACTTAACCGACTATCCGAATATGTTCGCCGATATGTCGGCCGGCTCCGGCCTGAACTCCTTGCTGCGCGACGAAGAGCAAACCCGCGAGTTCTTGAAACGTCACCAAGATAAGATTCTCTTCGGCAGCGATTGCAACGACGACGCCGGAAGCGGCAAGACCTGCCAAGGCTCGCAAACGATCGCCGCGATTCGTCGTCTTGCGCCGGAGAGAGCGATCGAGCGCAAGATCCTGTACGAAAACGCCAAGAAACTTTTCCGACTCGCGTAA
- a CDS encoding bile acid:sodium symporter family protein produces the protein MYRLLGWFTNLYPVWLLATAVVGYYRPDMLLWFAGQWIVWALSVSMLGMGLTLSIDDFRGILKMPSSVALGFASQYTLMPLIGWFVAWILQLEPGFAVGLILVASCPGGLASNMITFLADANVALSVVLTMASTLLAFIFTPLWCSTLAGQYVPVDAWGLCVSTLQAVVVPVVIGVVCNWLFPKGVARVAPFGPPISVVALSLITGGIVAASADLIAANFGKLVIAAFALHVLGFFLGYLVSKVLGYSTEIARTVSIEVGMQNGGMAAMLAKKHFATQPLAAVPAVFSGVMQNLLGGLLASWWRLHSTKRNTPTGDSASR, from the coding sequence ATCTATCGCCTCTTGGGCTGGTTCACGAACTTGTATCCCGTTTGGCTCCTCGCTACGGCGGTCGTCGGCTATTATCGGCCCGACATGCTCCTCTGGTTCGCGGGCCAATGGATCGTCTGGGCGCTGAGCGTCTCCATGCTCGGCATGGGGCTGACTTTGAGCATCGACGACTTTCGCGGCATCCTCAAGATGCCGAGTTCGGTGGCGCTCGGTTTCGCCTCGCAGTATACGCTGATGCCGCTCATCGGCTGGTTCGTAGCTTGGATATTGCAGTTGGAGCCGGGCTTCGCCGTGGGATTGATCCTCGTGGCGAGTTGCCCCGGCGGTTTGGCATCGAACATGATCACGTTTCTTGCCGACGCGAACGTCGCCCTGTCGGTCGTGTTGACGATGGCATCGACGCTGCTCGCGTTTATCTTTACACCGCTATGGTGCAGCACGCTCGCCGGTCAGTATGTGCCGGTCGATGCGTGGGGCTTATGCGTGTCGACGTTGCAAGCCGTCGTGGTTCCGGTCGTCATCGGGGTCGTGTGCAACTGGCTGTTTCCGAAAGGAGTGGCGCGGGTCGCTCCGTTCGGCCCGCCGATCTCCGTCGTGGCGCTGAGCTTAATTACCGGGGGGATCGTCGCCGCGAGCGCCGATCTGATCGCCGCGAATTTCGGCAAGCTCGTGATCGCCGCCTTCGCGCTCCATGTGCTCGGCTTCTTCCTCGGCTATCTCGTCTCGAAAGTGCTCGGCTATTCGACGGAGATCGCGCGCACCGTGTCGATCGAGGTCGGCATGCAGAACGGCGGCATGGCGGCGATGCTCGCGAAGAAGCACTTCGCCACGCAACCCCTCGCCGCGGTCCCCGCGGTGTTCAGCGGGGTGATGCAGAATCTTCTCGGCGGTCTGCTCGCGTCGTGGTGGCGGCTGCACTCGACCAAGCGCAACACCCCGACCGGCGATTCCGCTTCGCGATGA
- a CDS encoding SMP-30/gluconolactonase/LRE family protein translates to MLFRLRSYAFSLLLLASSGTAHAAEALWIATPLTPENGFTTGIEGPGCDAAGNIYAVNFEKQGTIGRTTPDGKTEIFVQLPQLGPKKTQSVGNGIVFDRAGMMYVADYVNHNVLRVDPKTREVTVFGHDDSFSQPNDVAIGPDDVIFCADPNWGTSAGQIFRVDRSGTITRVAEKQGTTNGIEVSPDGKWLYTNESVQRGVWAFPISADGKLGERKLVKQFEGFGFDGMRCDVDGNLYVTRHGKGTVVVLSPQGEVLHEVDVLGKSPSNICFGGPDGRTAYVTEVEHRRLVSFRTDRPGLAWQRWQESKK, encoded by the coding sequence ATGCTCTTTCGACTTCGCTCTTACGCGTTCTCGCTCCTTCTTCTCGCCTCCTCCGGCACGGCGCACGCTGCCGAGGCGCTGTGGATCGCCACGCCGCTGACTCCCGAAAACGGGTTCACGACCGGCATCGAAGGCCCGGGCTGCGATGCGGCCGGCAACATCTATGCCGTGAACTTCGAGAAGCAAGGAACGATCGGCAGGACCACGCCGGACGGCAAGACCGAGATCTTCGTCCAGTTGCCCCAACTCGGCCCGAAGAAGACGCAAAGCGTCGGCAACGGCATCGTCTTCGATCGGGCCGGCATGATGTACGTGGCCGACTACGTCAACCATAACGTTCTTCGCGTCGATCCGAAGACGCGCGAAGTCACGGTCTTCGGGCACGACGATAGCTTCAGTCAGCCGAACGACGTCGCCATCGGACCCGACGATGTGATCTTCTGCGCCGATCCGAATTGGGGCACCAGCGCCGGGCAGATCTTTCGCGTCGATCGGAGCGGCACGATCACGCGCGTGGCCGAGAAACAAGGAACCACGAACGGCATCGAAGTAAGTCCCGACGGCAAGTGGCTCTACACGAACGAGAGCGTGCAGCGCGGCGTGTGGGCCTTTCCGATCTCGGCCGACGGCAAACTCGGCGAGCGTAAACTGGTGAAACAGTTCGAGGGCTTCGGCTTCGACGGCATGCGTTGCGACGTCGACGGCAATCTCTACGTCACGCGCCACGGCAAAGGAACGGTCGTCGTGCTCTCGCCGCAGGGGGAAGTGCTACACGAAGTCGACGTGCTCGGCAAGTCGCCGAGCAACATCTGCTTCGGCGGACCCGACGGCCGGACGGCTTATGTCACGGAAGTCGAACACCGGCGGCTGGTTTCGTTCCGCACCGATCGGCCCGGCTTGGCTTGGCAACGGTGGCAGGAAAGCAAGAAGTAA
- a CDS encoding alpha/beta hydrolase, with translation MHLRFLSLPIVLASLTSHAAAQEKPVATKPDFLLETFVYKQVGTLEIKADVLMREKTKTPRPVVVWIHGGALINGYRTGVPNWMREEFLPRGYAIVSIDYRLAPETKLPAIVDDVTDAFRWVRASGPELFAADPKRVAVCGGSAGGYLTFVTGYRVNPRPVALVSLWGYGDLGGPWTFEASKHACHNAAQKTSPEEAAKVALGPPVSDARERKGDGGAVYQYARRSGTWAETVTGWNPREQSAMFTPFVPERNVTPDYPPTIMLHGEADTDVPFESSVRMTEQLARHGVEHRLIRFAGAEHGLPNADRKKVVEAYHAAAEFVVRQLEKQ, from the coding sequence ATGCATCTCCGTTTTCTCTCGTTACCGATCGTGCTCGCGAGTTTGACGTCACACGCCGCGGCGCAGGAAAAGCCCGTCGCGACAAAGCCCGACTTTCTGCTGGAGACGTTCGTCTATAAGCAGGTCGGCACGTTGGAGATCAAGGCCGATGTGCTGATGCGCGAGAAAACGAAGACGCCGCGGCCGGTCGTCGTTTGGATTCACGGCGGGGCGTTGATCAACGGCTACCGAACCGGAGTGCCGAATTGGATGCGCGAAGAGTTTCTGCCGCGCGGTTATGCGATCGTTTCCATCGATTATCGCCTCGCTCCGGAAACCAAACTCCCCGCGATCGTCGACGACGTGACCGACGCGTTTCGATGGGTCCGTGCTTCCGGTCCGGAACTGTTCGCCGCCGACCCGAAACGGGTCGCGGTTTGCGGAGGTTCGGCGGGAGGATACTTGACGTTCGTCACGGGCTATCGGGTGAACCCGAGGCCGGTGGCGCTGGTCTCGTTGTGGGGTTACGGCGACCTCGGCGGCCCGTGGACGTTTGAAGCGAGCAAGCACGCGTGCCACAACGCCGCGCAGAAAACATCGCCGGAAGAAGCGGCGAAAGTAGCGCTCGGTCCGCCGGTCTCGGATGCGCGGGAGCGCAAAGGAGACGGCGGCGCCGTGTATCAATATGCGCGCCGCTCCGGCACTTGGGCCGAAACCGTCACCGGCTGGAATCCGCGCGAGCAGTCGGCGATGTTTACGCCATTTGTGCCTGAACGAAACGTGACGCCCGACTATCCGCCGACGATCATGCTGCACGGCGAGGCCGATACCGACGTGCCGTTCGAGTCGTCGGTACGGATGACCGAACAACTCGCGCGGCACGGCGTCGAACATCGCCTCATCCGCTTCGCAGGAGCCGAGCACGGGCTCCCCAACGCCGACCGGAAGAAGGTCGTCGAGGCATACCATGCGGCCGCGGAGTTCGTCGTGAGGCAGCTTGAGAAGCAGTGA
- a CDS encoding amidase, with protein sequence MNAEELCYLSAVELAAAVREKQVSPVEVVKTVLERIERLNPRLNAFCTLTADAALRSAREAEAAVMRGDKLGPLHGVPVSIKDLLPTKGVRTTSGSKLFENNIAAEDAPSVERMRRAGAILLGQTNTPEFGWKGVTENRVFGVTRNPWNTELTPGGSSGGGASAVAAGLGPIGIGTDGGGSLRIPASFCELVGLKPSFGRVPNYPATGVDSLRHTGPLTRTVADAALTLEVLAGPDERDPNSLPAAPRDYLAQLDAGIRGLRIAYSDDLGYAWVEPEVAALCADAARHLAAAGATVEEVELKWKDPYDCWTVFFYGGIGARVANGFAEKKNLLDPGLVPVAERGLKLSAVDYVNALVERNGVWQQTRAVFERFDLLVTPTVAVPPFVIGRNRPELPAGVDGAELRWSPFTYGFNLTGQPAISVPCGRTRAGLPVGLQIVGRRFADAVVLQAARAWEQIQPWAERRPELS encoded by the coding sequence ATGAACGCCGAAGAGCTTTGTTACTTATCGGCGGTCGAGTTGGCCGCGGCGGTGCGGGAGAAGCAAGTCTCGCCGGTCGAGGTCGTGAAGACGGTGCTCGAACGGATCGAACGACTCAACCCGCGGCTGAATGCCTTTTGCACGCTCACCGCCGACGCAGCCTTGCGCTCGGCGCGCGAAGCGGAAGCGGCCGTGATGCGCGGCGACAAGCTCGGCCCGTTGCACGGCGTGCCGGTCTCGATTAAAGACTTGCTGCCGACCAAGGGTGTGCGCACGACTTCCGGCTCGAAGCTCTTCGAAAACAATATCGCCGCCGAAGACGCCCCGAGCGTCGAGCGGATGCGCCGCGCCGGCGCAATCTTGCTCGGCCAAACGAATACGCCGGAGTTCGGTTGGAAGGGAGTCACCGAGAACCGCGTGTTCGGCGTTACGCGCAATCCGTGGAACACGGAGCTTACGCCCGGCGGCAGCAGCGGCGGCGGCGCAAGTGCGGTTGCAGCCGGCCTAGGGCCGATCGGCATCGGCACCGACGGCGGCGGTTCGCTTCGCATTCCCGCTTCGTTCTGCGAGCTCGTCGGCCTGAAACCGTCGTTCGGGCGCGTGCCGAATTATCCCGCGACCGGCGTCGACTCGTTGCGGCATACCGGCCCGTTGACGCGCACCGTGGCCGACGCCGCTCTGACGTTGGAGGTCCTCGCCGGTCCCGACGAACGAGACCCGAACTCGCTCCCCGCTGCGCCGCGCGATTATCTTGCGCAGCTCGACGCGGGGATTCGCGGCTTGCGCATCGCCTATAGCGACGACCTCGGCTACGCCTGGGTCGAGCCCGAAGTTGCGGCGCTGTGTGCCGATGCGGCTCGTCACTTAGCCGCAGCAGGAGCGACGGTCGAAGAAGTCGAGTTGAAATGGAAAGACCCTTACGACTGTTGGACCGTGTTCTTCTACGGCGGCATCGGGGCGCGCGTGGCGAATGGTTTCGCCGAAAAGAAAAACTTGCTCGATCCGGGCCTCGTGCCGGTCGCCGAGCGGGGGCTGAAGCTCTCGGCCGTCGACTACGTGAACGCGCTCGTCGAGCGCAACGGCGTGTGGCAACAAACGCGTGCCGTCTTCGAGCGCTTCGATCTGCTGGTGACGCCGACCGTGGCGGTGCCGCCGTTCGTGATCGGTCGAAATCGACCGGAGCTGCCGGCCGGCGTCGACGGGGCCGAGTTGCGCTGGAGCCCGTTCACGTATGGCTTCAACCTGACGGGCCAACCGGCGATCAGCGTGCCGTGCGGTCGAACTCGGGCCGGCTTGCCGGTCGGCTTGCAGATCGTCGGTCGGCGCTTCGCCGATGCCGTGGTTCTGCAAGCCGCGCGGGCTTGGGAGCAAATCCAACCCTGGGCCGAGCGACGTCCCGAACTTTCCTAA
- a CDS encoding SDR family oxidoreductase has protein sequence MNVLDSFRLDGRRAVVTGGSRGLGLEMARALGQAGAELVLVGRDEEHLKQAREVLTSEGLRVSTVAADLGVPDEAERLCERLLREFDPIDILVNNVGGRRINIPTEDLPLADWQKIIDLNLTHAFLCTKLLGGAMLKRRRGRIINVSSISGMWAGRAMRGRAYETSKAALTMFTKAVAADWAQYGVTVNAIAPGPFLTEANRRWIGERPEFKSEVEALIPMARWGEPHEIGGLAVYLASDASSFMTGSVVVIDGGKLLW, from the coding sequence ATGAATGTTCTCGACTCGTTTCGTCTCGATGGTCGCCGCGCGGTCGTTACCGGCGGGTCGCGCGGCTTGGGGCTGGAGATGGCTCGCGCGCTCGGTCAAGCCGGCGCCGAGTTGGTGCTCGTCGGCAGAGACGAAGAGCATTTGAAACAAGCGCGCGAGGTTCTTACAAGCGAAGGGCTGCGCGTCTCGACCGTGGCTGCCGATCTCGGGGTGCCCGACGAGGCCGAGCGGTTGTGCGAGCGGCTGCTGCGCGAGTTCGATCCGATCGACATTCTGGTGAACAACGTCGGCGGCCGGCGCATCAACATCCCGACGGAAGACTTGCCGCTGGCCGACTGGCAAAAGATCATCGATTTGAATCTGACCCATGCGTTTCTCTGCACGAAGCTCCTCGGCGGCGCGATGCTGAAACGCCGGCGCGGCCGAATCATCAACGTCTCTTCGATCTCCGGTATGTGGGCCGGCCGGGCGATGCGCGGACGGGCGTACGAGACATCAAAGGCCGCTCTGACGATGTTCACCAAGGCCGTCGCCGCCGATTGGGCGCAGTACGGCGTCACGGTGAACGCCATCGCGCCGGGCCCCTTTCTCACCGAAGCCAACCGCCGCTGGATCGGCGAGCGGCCGGAGTTTAAGAGCGAGGTCGAGGCGCTGATTCCGATGGCTCGTTGGGGCGAGCCGCACGAGATCGGCGGCCTGGCCGTGTATCTCGCGAGCGACGCGTCGAGCTTTATGACCGGTTCGGTCGTCGTGATCGACGGCGGCAAATTACTTTGGTAG
- a CDS encoding SMP-30/gluconolactonase/LRE family protein — translation MKNHGYAFSIVCLVLFRSALVSAEVPAPTGDTIVAPDAKWELLYTRTANIKGGLTEGPAVAPDGSIYFSDIPFGHDRGLIVRFDPKLKQNTIFSEDSGKSNGLVFDLQGRLLACEGAGQGGRCVSRWDIKQKTKTSVVDGINGKRFNAPNDICIDRDGRIYFTDPKYLGDEPMELKHMAVYCIEPSGAIREITHEVAKPNGLAISPDGKVLYVADHDNGSVDVTKPGPPKAGAMKIYAFPLGGNGSVDGPRRTIVDFGDKKGCDGMTVDAAGHVYLTVREPSRPGIMVVDGDGKEIAFIPTGAANQSGEAVVGLPSNVEFGIGEEANVLYATIDLSLARIPLKARGFHVQYP, via the coding sequence ATGAAAAACCACGGTTACGCATTCTCGATCGTTTGCCTAGTGCTCTTCCGCTCGGCCCTCGTCTCGGCCGAAGTTCCGGCACCGACCGGCGACACGATCGTCGCCCCCGATGCGAAGTGGGAGTTGCTCTACACGCGCACTGCGAACATCAAAGGGGGCCTGACGGAAGGGCCGGCCGTCGCTCCGGACGGCAGCATCTACTTCTCCGACATTCCTTTCGGCCACGACCGGGGGCTGATCGTGCGCTTCGATCCGAAGCTCAAGCAAAACACGATCTTCAGTGAAGACAGCGGCAAGTCGAATGGCCTCGTCTTCGATCTCCAAGGTCGGCTGCTGGCTTGCGAAGGAGCCGGCCAGGGAGGGCGTTGCGTTAGTCGTTGGGACATCAAGCAGAAGACGAAGACCTCGGTCGTCGACGGCATCAACGGCAAACGCTTCAACGCCCCGAACGATATCTGCATCGATCGAGACGGCCGCATCTACTTCACCGACCCGAAGTATTTGGGGGACGAGCCGATGGAGCTGAAGCACATGGCCGTGTATTGCATCGAGCCTTCCGGCGCGATTCGCGAAATCACGCACGAAGTCGCCAAGCCGAACGGCCTCGCGATCAGTCCCGACGGCAAGGTGCTCTACGTCGCCGATCACGACAACGGCAGCGTCGACGTCACGAAGCCCGGCCCTCCGAAGGCCGGCGCGATGAAGATCTACGCCTTTCCGCTCGGCGGCAACGGTTCGGTCGACGGACCGCGCCGCACGATCGTCGACTTCGGCGACAAGAAAGGTTGCGATGGGATGACCGTCGATGCCGCAGGCCATGTTTATCTCACGGTTCGCGAGCCGTCGCGGCCGGGCATCATGGTCGTCGACGGCGACGGCAAGGAAATCGCCTTCATTCCGACCGGCGCTGCGAACCAGTCGGGCGAGGCCGTGGTCGGCCTGCCGAGCAACGTCGAGTTCGGCATCGGCGAAGAAGCGAACGTACTCTACGCGACGATCGATCTGAGCCTCGCGCGCATCCCGCTCAAGGCCCGTGGATTCCATGTGCAGTACCCGTAG
- a CDS encoding DUF1592 domain-containing protein: MKHRLLYALALASLAQSAASSAELPGQTRKFIETHCSECHDAGTKKGGLDLTDLKPDLADRAVLQRWVSVHDRVRDGEMPPPSKEGAPPAKEREAMLKELANLLHAADNQRQRTEGRVPIRRLNRTEYESTMRDLFSMPGLQVKDLLPEDGRADGFDKSSVALEISPVQLRKYLEAADYVLDEAIAHEDKPTVFQQRFRRIGGLAQFCECSFPIKNRRVDMSVVERIRPRDGTVGIHMRDFGTHLQAMDSLGIITHARPSYDCLVENFSPFHSGFYRLRTSVWSFNYNKGEIGETDRLQSIALTANGRVLAYVDAPSMQPRTHEIVVWLNEADTVELNPASLWPNFNTAYNHEGPGVAVDFFDVEGPLNDMWPPASHRRLFGNLPIAEIPHEKDREYPRQPVKPIRRPGFRPDHTDGKEFQKWQPIWTAASPRPNDDAPRLLRDFLPRAFRRPVTEEELAVYVKIARERIDAGDYFENAMRAAYRVALCSPDFIFIQEPPGANSPQDPMSLDQYAIAARLSYLLWNSLPDDELKTLADKRQLHPKTITLQMDRMLADPRSNRFVDDFLDQWLDLRKIDFTSPEGRLYPEFRPDLRDAMLMESRAYFRELLDHDLGIGHAVDSNFLMINQRLAEHYRIAGVTGSAIRRVTKPAGSPYGGFVTQAAVLKITANGTTTSPVQRGAWVMDRILGRPVKPPPPDTPAVDPDVRGTTTIREQLDAHRNTAACAGCHAKMDPPGFALENFDVIGGWRTLYRFTGETVTDPTLRRGKDPLKHEFLGVLPNQWIHVMNNVRFGLPVDATGTTVDGRKFKDIVEFKHILLTEEEAIARNLIERLILYATGARVGFADRSEVELILNRTRESHFGLRSLVHEVISTQTFRRK, encoded by the coding sequence ATGAAGCACCGGTTGCTCTACGCTCTTGCCTTGGCATCGCTTGCGCAAAGTGCCGCCTCGTCGGCCGAGTTGCCGGGGCAGACGCGCAAGTTTATCGAAACGCATTGCAGCGAATGCCACGACGCCGGCACGAAAAAAGGAGGGCTCGATCTCACGGATCTCAAGCCCGACCTGGCGGATCGGGCCGTGCTGCAGCGCTGGGTTTCGGTTCACGACCGCGTGCGCGACGGCGAGATGCCTCCGCCGTCGAAGGAAGGGGCACCGCCGGCGAAAGAGCGCGAGGCGATGCTCAAGGAACTCGCGAACCTGCTGCACGCGGCCGACAACCAGCGGCAGCGAACGGAAGGTCGCGTGCCGATTCGCCGACTCAATCGGACCGAATACGAAAGCACGATGCGCGACTTGTTCTCGATGCCCGGCCTGCAGGTGAAAGACCTGCTGCCGGAAGACGGCCGGGCCGACGGCTTCGATAAGTCGAGCGTCGCGCTCGAAATCTCACCGGTGCAACTGCGGAAGTATCTCGAAGCCGCCGACTACGTGCTTGATGAAGCCATCGCACACGAAGACAAACCGACGGTCTTTCAGCAGCGCTTCCGCCGGATCGGTGGACTGGCGCAGTTCTGCGAATGCTCGTTTCCGATCAAGAATCGCCGCGTCGACATGAGCGTGGTCGAGCGCATCCGTCCGCGCGACGGCACGGTCGGCATTCACATGCGCGATTTCGGCACGCATCTGCAAGCGATGGACTCGCTCGGCATCATCACCCACGCGCGCCCTTCCTACGACTGCTTGGTCGAGAACTTCTCTCCCTTCCACTCCGGCTTCTATCGTCTGCGCACTTCGGTTTGGAGCTTCAACTACAACAAGGGAGAAATCGGGGAGACCGATCGCCTGCAATCGATCGCGCTGACCGCGAACGGTCGCGTGTTGGCATACGTCGACGCCCCTTCGATGCAGCCGCGGACGCATGAGATCGTCGTGTGGTTGAACGAAGCGGACACGGTGGAACTCAACCCGGCGAGCCTGTGGCCGAACTTCAATACCGCTTACAACCACGAAGGCCCCGGCGTGGCGGTCGATTTTTTCGACGTCGAGGGGCCGTTGAACGACATGTGGCCGCCGGCGAGCCATCGGCGGCTGTTCGGTAATCTGCCGATCGCCGAGATTCCGCATGAAAAAGATCGCGAGTATCCGCGCCAACCGGTGAAGCCGATTCGTCGCCCCGGCTTTCGGCCGGATCATACCGACGGCAAGGAGTTTCAGAAGTGGCAACCGATCTGGACGGCGGCCTCGCCCCGACCGAACGACGACGCCCCGCGCTTGCTGCGCGACTTCTTGCCCCGTGCGTTTCGCCGACCGGTCACGGAAGAAGAGCTCGCCGTCTACGTGAAGATCGCGCGGGAGCGAATCGACGCCGGCGACTACTTCGAAAACGCGATGCGCGCCGCGTATCGGGTCGCCCTCTGCTCGCCCGACTTCATCTTCATTCAAGAGCCGCCGGGAGCGAATTCGCCGCAAGATCCGATGTCGCTCGATCAGTATGCGATCGCCGCGCGGCTCTCGTATTTGCTGTGGAATTCGCTGCCCGACGATGAGCTGAAAACGCTCGCCGATAAGCGCCAACTGCATCCGAAAACGATCACGCTGCAAATGGATCGGATGCTCGCCGATCCGCGCTCCAACCGTTTCGTCGACGATTTTCTCGACCAATGGCTCGACCTGCGGAAGATCGACTTCACGAGTCCCGAGGGACGCCTGTATCCGGAGTTCCGGCCCGACTTGCGCGATGCCATGCTCATGGAATCGCGGGCCTACTTCCGCGAGCTGCTCGACCACGATCTTGGGATCGGCCACGCGGTCGACTCGAATTTCCTGATGATCAACCAACGCCTGGCCGAACACTACCGCATCGCCGGCGTCACGGGTTCCGCGATTCGCCGCGTTACCAAGCCTGCGGGGAGCCCCTACGGCGGCTTCGTCACGCAAGCCGCGGTTCTGAAGATCACGGCCAACGGCACGACGACTTCTCCCGTACAGCGCGGCGCATGGGTCATGGATCGCATTCTCGGTCGGCCGGTGAAACCGCCGCCGCCCGACACGCCGGCCGTCGATCCCGACGTGCGCGGCACCACGACGATTCGCGAACAGCTCGACGCCCACCGCAACACGGCGGCTTGCGCCGGTTGCCACGCGAAGATGGATCCGCCGGGTTTTGCGCTCGAAAACTTCGACGTCATCGGCGGTTGGCGCACGCTCTATCGCTTCACCGGCGAGACCGTCACCGATCCGACCTTGCGGCGCGGCAAAGACCCGTTGAAACATGAGTTCCTCGGCGTCTTGCCGAACCAATGGATTCATGTCATGAATAACGTCCGTTTCGGTCTCCCCGTCGATGCGACCGGCACGACGGTCGACGGCCGGAAGTTCAAAGACATCGTCGAGTTCAAACACATTCTGCTCACCGAGGAAGAAGCGATCGCGCGAAATCTCATCGAGCGACTCATCCTCTATGCGACCGGAGCGCGCGTCGGTTTCGCCGATCGCTCCGAAGTCGAATTGATTCTCAATCGGACGCGCGAAAGCCATTTCGGGCTGCGCAGCCTCGTGCATGAAGTCATCAGCACCCAAACATTCCGCCGGAAATAA